One Maniola hyperantus chromosome Z, iAphHyp1.2, whole genome shotgun sequence DNA window includes the following coding sequences:
- the LOC117995814 gene encoding cytochrome b-c1 complex subunit Rieske, mitochondrial-like: MNILNGGYISKCSQRVWKNSCCLDYLVNSQYILKKEKGDKVFTQTMIVQRPKSRCLNIISRNFLGLNILLSRNPFDLVLWTQIRFQQGYPKLHRDIEHPSFDYYRKDKYKDLTRTSWHSGDDKKGYTSLIGFVGLLCGMYGAKSELTHFLTSMAAAADVRALASIEVDIANVAPGACVSYKWRGKPLFVKHRTPAEISAEAGTSLSLLRHPETPEQRTTKPEWLIVIGICTHLGCVPVPNSGDWAGGFYCPCHGSHYDNVGRTRKGPAPLNLEVPPYKFLSENLVLVG; this comes from the coding sequence ATGAACATTCTGAATGGCGGTTACATTTCAAAATGTAGTCAAAGAGTTTGGAAAAACTCCTGTTGCTTAGACTATCTAGTAAATTcgcaatatattttaaaaaaagaaaaaggagaTAAAGTTTTTACACAGACGATGATTGTTCAACGACCGAAATCTCgatgtttaaatattatatcaagAAATTTTTTAggtttaaacatattattatctagaaACCCTTTTGATTTAGTCTTATGGACGCAAATTAGATTTCAACAGGGATACCCAAAACTGCATCGTGATATCGAGCATCCCAGCTTTGACTACTATAGGAAAGACAAATATAAAGATCTGACAAGAACAAGTTGGCATTCTGGGGATGATAAAAAGGGCTACACAAGTTTGATTGGATTTGTTGGCCTACTCTGCGGAATGTATGGCGCTAAATCAGAATTAACTCATTTTTTGACATCTATGGCAGCGGCTGCAGATGTTCGTGCCCTAGCTTCGATAGAAGTAGATATAGCAAATGTGGCTCCGGGAGCATGTGTCTCCTACAAATGGCGTGGAAAGCCCCTTTTTGTTAAGCATAGAACGCCCGCTGAAATATCAGCAGAGGCGGGCACTTCCCTGTCATTACTTAGGCACCCCGAGACACCGGAACAGCGTACAACAAAACCTGAATGGCTTATTGTCATTGGAATTTGTACACACTTGGGCTGTGTCCCTGTGCCAAACTCAGGAGATTGGGCTGGGGGATTTTATTGCCCTTGCCATGGCAGCCATTATGACAACGTCGGAAGAACGCGGAAAGGCCCAGCTCCACTCAATTTAGAAGTCCCGCCTTATAAGTTTCTTTCAGAGAATCTTGTTTTAGTAGGGTAG